From Camelina sativa cultivar DH55 chromosome 7, Cs, whole genome shotgun sequence, one genomic window encodes:
- the LOC104703949 gene encoding tetraspanin-10-like isoform X2 — MGQSSYNVIIFGVWMSTHNDGCRRSLTFPVIALGGFIFLISIIGFLGACKRSVALLWIYLVVLLIVLIAILVFTVLAFIVTNNGSGHTNPGLRYKEYKLNDYSSWFLKQLNNTNNWNRLKSCLVKSEQCRKLSKRYKTIKQLKSAELTPIEAGCCRPPSECGYPAVNASYYDLSFHSISSYKDCKLYKNLRTIKCYNCDSCKAGVAQYMKTEWRLVAIFNVVLFVVLSMVYFVGCCARRNAASYRSKP, encoded by the exons ATGGGTCAATCTTCTTACAATG TGATAATATTTGGGGTGTGGATGAGTACACATAATGATGGATGCAGAAGGTCACTTACATTTCCAGTCATAGCTCTTGGTGGTTTCATCTTCTTGAT ATCCATAATCGGGTTTCTTGGCGCGTGCAAGAGAAGTGTAGCGCTTCTTTGGATT TATCTTGTTGTGCTCTTGATCGTTTTGATCGCAATTCTTGTCTTTACCGTATTAGC GTTCATTGTAACAAACAATGGCTCCGGACATACTAACCCTGGTTTAAG GTACAAGGAGTATAAGCTGAATGATTACAGCTCATGGTTTCTGAAACAG CTTAACAATACTAATAACTGGAACAGACTAAAGAGTTGTCTTGTTAAATCAGAGCAATGTAGGAAGCTTTCCAAGAGATATAAG acTATCAAACAATTGAAATCCGCAGAATTAACCCCTATAGAAGCTGGCTGTTGTCGACCACCATCTGA GTGTGGTTACCCTGCGGTGAATGCTTCCTACTATGACTTGAGCTTTCATTCGATAAGTTCTTACAAAGATTGTAAGCTTTACAAGAATTTGAGGACCATCAAGTGCTACAATTGTGATTCTTGCAA AGCTGGAGTAGCTCAGTACATGAAAACCGAGTGGCGGCTTGTCGCGATCTTCAATGTGGTTCTGTTTGTTGTCTTG TCAATGGTTTACTTTGTGGGATGCTGCGCTAGAAGGAATGCTGCTAGTTACCGATCCAAACCTTAG
- the LOC104703949 gene encoding tetraspanin-10-like isoform X1: MGMGTSTFVIRWVNLLTMLLAVAVIIFGVWMSTHNDGCRRSLTFPVIALGGFIFLISIIGFLGACKRSVALLWIYLVVLLIVLIAILVFTVLAFIVTNNGSGHTNPGLRYKEYKLNDYSSWFLKQLNNTNNWNRLKSCLVKSEQCRKLSKRYKTIKQLKSAELTPIEAGCCRPPSECGYPAVNASYYDLSFHSISSYKDCKLYKNLRTIKCYNCDSCKAGVAQYMKTEWRLVAIFNVVLFVVLSMVYFVGCCARRNAASYRSKP; the protein is encoded by the exons ATGGGTATGGGCACAAGCACTTTCGTTATCAGATGGGTCAATCTTCTTACAATG CTATTGGCTGTGGCAGTGATAATATTTGGGGTGTGGATGAGTACACATAATGATGGATGCAGAAGGTCACTTACATTTCCAGTCATAGCTCTTGGTGGTTTCATCTTCTTGAT ATCCATAATCGGGTTTCTTGGCGCGTGCAAGAGAAGTGTAGCGCTTCTTTGGATT TATCTTGTTGTGCTCTTGATCGTTTTGATCGCAATTCTTGTCTTTACCGTATTAGC GTTCATTGTAACAAACAATGGCTCCGGACATACTAACCCTGGTTTAAG GTACAAGGAGTATAAGCTGAATGATTACAGCTCATGGTTTCTGAAACAG CTTAACAATACTAATAACTGGAACAGACTAAAGAGTTGTCTTGTTAAATCAGAGCAATGTAGGAAGCTTTCCAAGAGATATAAG acTATCAAACAATTGAAATCCGCAGAATTAACCCCTATAGAAGCTGGCTGTTGTCGACCACCATCTGA GTGTGGTTACCCTGCGGTGAATGCTTCCTACTATGACTTGAGCTTTCATTCGATAAGTTCTTACAAAGATTGTAAGCTTTACAAGAATTTGAGGACCATCAAGTGCTACAATTGTGATTCTTGCAA AGCTGGAGTAGCTCAGTACATGAAAACCGAGTGGCGGCTTGTCGCGATCTTCAATGTGGTTCTGTTTGTTGTCTTG TCAATGGTTTACTTTGTGGGATGCTGCGCTAGAAGGAATGCTGCTAGTTACCGATCCAAACCTTAG
- the LOC109125696 gene encoding CLAVATA3/ESR (CLE)-related protein 2-like, with amino-acid sequence MKILSQRLSFIIVMIFLFSGLTSSSASRKLPTMTATEEFQRSSFDGKRMLSKVSAAEKYDRIYGVSARLVPHGPNPLHNK; translated from the coding sequence ATGAAAATTTTGAGCCAGAGATTATCGTTTATAATCGTCATGATCTTTCTTTTCTCCGGGCTCACGTCTTCTTCCGCCAGCCGCAAGCTCCCTACCATGACGGCTACGGAGGAGTTCCAACGATCAAGTTTTGACGGCAAGAGAATGTTATCGAAGGTAAGCGCCGCCGAGAAGTATGATCGGATCTACGGAGTTTCGGCAAGATTAGTTCCCCATGGTCCTAACCCGCTTCACAACAAATGA
- the LOC104703951 gene encoding uncharacterized protein LOC104703951, whose translation MLRQLPQTITADATPDWLPVGWIVHSTVLRRGRHTKTYTQLRTGKRLSTKDQVLDYIQMEKIREKRESGIEKKKATLKALQDIETAMERPWWLRDERQAEWRIGGSVGGVPYKEMNVNGPNDFRTNSKETVLLDENTVVSEDSSGEEYETGCNEITYVIDEDEEDLSEGEYVENVENCSYMSSTPLRTQPERMKKLESRVKTQCVFEDEDMSSDSDTKLPEAETSKEENGVGETGSLTVEINLDCEPASDSLVENKSGIEGIGTRNIEIIDLESELIHICDSSKVVEVTQESGDTCEEALQAQPTHEPGDTSEEALKAQAAEKSGDKGEELLKAQVAWEEPVNEWRSSVFFPYSEAPSHSVLVFDDSNARSSVEDLSNTVELGSSILQENNISGSKKRKKNTETCSSKKNIKKKGIEAPTKKLQRGKTPPSKPHGKKGSSSVNMDKKPYVWPEPCPNFPFEPLTRSFQVEDDSVIRRYLEQQFAAPGSAESNLPLPDFGLPNFSNIQISLNEEPASKKKKSPDPPCVQVVNSSLPSCSSIGTTSMLQIVAGN comes from the exons ATGTTACGTCAGCTTCCACAAACTATTACGGCGGACGCCACGCCGGATTGGCTTCCCGTCGGTTGGATTGTTCACTCTACAGTTCTAAGACGCGGTCGCCACACTAAG ACATACACGCAATTGAGAACAGGGAAGAGGTTGTCTACCAAGGATCAAGTTCTTGATTACATTCAAATGGAGAAGATTCGAGAGAAACGAGAATCCGgaatcgagaagaagaaagcaact TTAAAAGCCTTGCAAGACATAGAGACCGCAATGGAAAGGCCTTGGTGGCTTCGGGATGAAAGGCAAGCTGAGTGGAGGATTGGTGGTTCTGTTGGTGGAGTCCCATACAAGGAG atgAATGTGAATGGACCAAATGATTTTAGAACCAATTCAAAGGAGACAGTGCTATTGGATGAGAACACTGTGGTATCTGAAGATTCATCAGGTGAAGAATACGAAACCGGGTGTAATGAAATT ACGTATGTaattgatgaggatgaagaagatttGTCAGAGGGTGAATATGTCGAAAATGTGGAGAATTGCTCCTACATGTCCTCTACCCCT CTACGGACACAGCCAGAAAGAATGAAGAAGTTGGAGTCTCGAGTAAAAACGCAGTGTGTGTTTGAAG ATGAGGATATGAGTAGTGACAGTGACACCAAACTTCCAGAAGCTGAAACCtcgaaagaagaaaatggtgtGGGAGAGACTGGATCATTAACTGTTGAAATCAACCTGGACTGTGAACCTGCAAGTGATAGTTTGGTAGAGAATAAAAGTGGGATCGAAGGAATAGGAACAAGAAACATTGAGATCATTGACCTAGAGAGTGAATTGATTCACATATGTGACTCATCAAAGGTTGTTGAAGTGACTCAGGAATCAGGAGATACATGTGAAGAGGCTCTTCAAGCTCAACCTACGCATGAACCAGGAGATACAAGTGAGGAGGCTCTTAAAGCTCAAGCTGCGGAGAAATCAGGAGATAAGGGTGAAGAGCTTCTGAAAGCTCAGGTTGCGTGGGAAGAACCTGTTAATGAGTGGAGAAGTTCGGTCTTCTTTCCATACAGTGAAGCTCCTTCACATTCTGTACTTGTTTTTGACGATTCTAATGCTAGATCATCTGTAGAAGATCTTAGCAACACCGTTGAGCTAGGTTCATCAATCCTgcaagaaaataacattagtGGCTctaaaaagaggaagaagaacacgGAAACATGTTCATCTAAGAAGAACATCAAGAAGAAAGGCATTGAAGCACCAACCAAAAAACTTCAGAGAGGCAAAACACCACCAAGTAAACCACATGGCAAGAAGGGAAGTTCGAGTGTAAACATGGACAAAAAACCTTATGTTTGGCCTGAGCCATGCCCAAACTTCCCATTTGAACCACTCACAAGATCATTTCAAGTAGAGGATGACTCGGTAATCCGCAGGTACTTGGAGCAACAGTTTGCAGCTCCAGGAAGTGCTGAAAGTAACTTACCTTTACCTGATTTCGGATTGCCTAACTTCTCCAACATCCAAATCTCACTGAATGAAGAACCTGCatccaagaaaaagaagtctCCTGATCCTCCATGTGTACAGGTCGTAAATTCAAGCTTACCTAGTTGCAGTTCCATAGGTACTACTAGTATGCTACAAATAGTCGCAGGAAACTAA
- the LOC104703950 gene encoding probable DEAD-box ATP-dependent RNA helicase 48 isoform X1, with protein sequence MYSLILRERSGSLTGSLWNRIVTRNMGGGPRTFPGGLNKWQWKRMHEKKAREKENKLLDQEKQLYESRIRTEIRAKMWGNQDSGEKTAKPKQSHGPMSPKEHIKTLADRFMKAGAEDLWNEDDGPVKKSEEEEGLSRLSRRDNGGTGSNSIDSNFNSPIDVRKFVSMGSSSSSSSSRRGFSSMSRGRFKRNESSCDEGDDFDPKKLDTLSPFSPKFAGTKEKVKSSRSVEGVIRNKGLFGRRKFRKNDSSTEEDSDEEGEEGKMIGWMDLRKTGSSASLGNHDIKLTKRVNRNVTDEELYPPLDINTVREDLSKRRSVDNVMEENQEPHDSIYSGKRFDESSISPLTLKALSASGIVNMTRVQYATLSECLDAGKDALVKAKTGTGKSMAFLLPAIETVLKAMNNGKSVHKVPPIFALILCPTRELASQIAAEGKALLKYHEGIGVQTLTGGTRFKLDQQRLESEPCQILIATPGRLLDHIENKSGLTSRLMALKLFIVDEADLLLDLGFRRDVEKIIDCLPRQRQSLLFSATIPKEVRRVSQLVLKRDHSYIDTIGLGCVETHDKVKQSVIVASHESHFHLVPHLLKEHISKTSDYKIIVFCSTGMVTSLMYTLLREMKLNVREIHARKAQLHRTRVSDEFKESNRLILVTSDVSARGMNYPDVTLVIQVGIPSDREQYIHRLGRTGREGKGGEGLLLIAPWERYFLDELKDLPLEPIPVPDLDSRVKLQVDQSMAKIDTSIKEAAYHAWLGYYNSVRETGRDKTTLAELANRFCHSIGLEKPPALFRRTAVKMGLKGITGIPIRK encoded by the exons ATGTATTCGTTAATTCTCCGGGAACGATCTGGATCCTTGACAGGTTCCTTATGGAACCGAATCGTCACCCGAAACATGGGTGGTGGTCCGAGAACCTTCCCTGGAGGACTCAACAAGTGGCAATGGAAACGAATGCACGAGAAGAAAgctagagagaaagagaacaagctCTTGGATCAAGAGAAGCAGCTTTACGAATCTCGGATTCGGACCGAGATCCGAGCTAAAATGTGGGGAAATCAAGATTCCGGCGAGAAAACGGCGAAACCGAAGCAGAGTCACGGACCGATGAGTCCGAAAGAGCATATCAAAACCTTGGCTGATCGGTTTATGAAAGCTGGAGCAGAGGATTTGTGGAATGAAGATGACGGGCCGGTTAAgaaatcggaagaagaagaagggttgtCGAGATTGTCTCGTAGGGATAATGGAGGAACAGGTTCGAATTCGATTGATTCTAATTTTAATTCGCCAATTGATGTGAGGAAGTTTGTTTCAAtgggtagtagtagtagtagtagtagtagtaggagAGGCTTTTCGAGTATGAGTAGAGGTAGGTTTAAGAGAAATGAGAGTTCTTGTGATGAAGGAGATGACTTTGATCCTAAAAAGTTAGATACTTTGAGTCCTTTTTCACCTAAGTTTGCGGGTACGAAGGAGAAAGTGAAGAGCTCGAGGAGTGTTGAAGGAGTTATAAGGAACAAAGGTTTGTTTGGTCGGAGGAAGTTTAGGAAGAATGATAGTTCAACTGAAGAGGATTCtgatgaagaaggtgaagaaggaaaGATGATAGGTTGGATGGATTTGAGAAAGACAGGAAGCAGTGCGTCGTTAGGTAACCACGATATCAAACTGACGAAAAGAGTGAATCGTAATGTCACGGATGAAGAGCTGTATCCTCCTTTAGATATTAATACAGTTAGAGAAGATCTCAGTAAAAGAAGATCTGTGGATAATGTAATGGAGGAGAACCAAGAGCCTCATGACTCTATTTACAGTGGGAAaag ATTTGATGAGTCGAGTATATCTCCTTTGACTTTAAAGGCGCTTTCTGCGTCTGGCATTGTTAATATGACTAGAGTTCAATATGCCACTCTCTCTGAGTGCCTCGATG CAGGTAAAGATGCGTTAGTCAAAGCCAAAACCGGGACGGGAAAAAGCATGGcctttttg CTTCCTGCAATTGAAACAGTTCTGAAAGCGATGAACAACGGTAAAAGTGTTCACAAAGTTCCTCCGATATTTGCTCTTATCCTATGTCCCACAAGAGAACTTGCGAGTCAGATTGCTGCAGAGGGCAAGGCTCTGCTCAAATACCACGAAGGTATCGGTGTTCAGACTCTAACTGGAGGTACCCGCTTCAAACTTGATCAGCAACGACTAGAATCCGAGCCTTGCCAG ATACTAATTGCAACTCCGGGAAGACTCTTGGATCATATAGAGAATAAGTCTGGGTTAACATCACGTTTGATGGCGCTTAAATTGTTTATAGTTGACGAGGCTGATCTTTTGCTAGACCTAGGATTCAGGAGAGATGTCGAAAAAATTATAGATTGTTTGCCTCGTCAAAGacaatctcttctcttttctgcaACCATCCCAAAAGAG GTCCGTCGAGTCTCGCAGCTTGTTTTGAAAAGGGATCACTCTTATATAGACACAATCGGTCTTGGTTGTGTAGAAACTCATGATAAG GTGAAGCAATCTGTTATTGTTGCTTCACACGAATCTCATTTCCACTTAGTACCTCATCTACTAAAAGAACACATCAGCAAAACGTCTGATTACAAG ATAATAGTCTTCTGCTCAACTGGTATGGTAACGTCACTGATGTATACTCTGCTCCGAGAAATGAAATTGAACGTTAGGGAGATTCATGCTAGAAAAGCTCAGCTCCATAGAACACGTGTATCAGACGAGTTTAAGGAATCGAATAGACTGATTCTTGTCACATCTGATGTATCTGCTCGTGGCATGAACTATCCTGATGTTACTTTGGTTATACAG GTCGGTATACCAAGTGATAGAGAACAGTATATACATCGGCTTGGTAGAACCGGAAGAGAAGGCAAAGGAGGCGAAGGTTTGCTGTTGATTGCGCCATGGGAGAGATATTTTCTTGATGAGCTTAAAGATTTGCCTCTTGAACCGATTCCAGTTCCGGATCTTGATTCAAGAGTTAAACTTCAG GTTGATCAGTCAATGGCTAAGATTGATACAAGTATTAAAGAAGCAGCGTACCATGCTTGGCTCGGTTACTACAACTCGGTTCGAGAAACTGGTAGGGACAAAACCACGCTGGCCGAGTTAGCTAACCGGTTTTGCCATTCTATCGGTTTAGAGAAACCTCCGGCTTTGTTTCGAAGAACCGCGGTTAAGATGGGCCTCAAAGGTATTACTGGTATACCAATCCGAAAATAA
- the LOC104703952 gene encoding pentatricopeptide repeat-containing protein At1g64100-like, which translates to MLARVCRSESASAIAAAASARWFCTRLGNRRVPKKGSKVEKSKPSLSGGTFGGESLKLRSGSHYIKSLDDAIDLFDYMVRSRPLYSEIDFNKLIGVVVKMKRPDVAISLHQKMELRRIPFDIYSFSTLMKCYCSCHKLSFALSTFGKITKLGFHPNVVTFTTLLHGLCLQDRLSEALALFDHMVVNGMCKIGDTESALNLLRKMEQTHIKPGVVIYTAIIDRLCKDGHHSHAQKLFTEMHEKGIFPDVYTYSCMIDGFCSFGRWGDAEKLLRDMIERQINPQLVTFNALINASVKEGKFTEAEELYEEMLRRDIIPDTVTYSSIIDGLCKRNRLDDAKRMFDLMATKGCSPNVVTYTTLINGYCKAKRVDDGVEIFYLMHQRGIVANTVTYNSLIHGFCQMGDLSGALNIFEEMISNGVAPNDITFRGMLVGLCSKEEQRKAVAMLVDLQHGVDHQLKDE; encoded by the exons ATGTTGGCTAGGGTTTGTAGATCGGAATCTGCTTCTGCTATTGCAGCAGCTGCTTCGGCTAGATGGTTTTGTACGAGATTGGGCAATCGACGCGTCCCGAAGAAAGGTAGCAAAGTTGAGAAGAGTAAGCCGTCTTTGAGCGGAGGAACGTTTGGAGGGGAGAGTTTGAAATTGAGGAGTGGGTCTCATTATATCAAAAGCTTAGATGATGCCATTGATCTGTTCGATTACATGGTTCGATCTCGTCCCCTCTATTCGGAAATTGattttaataaactaattgGTGTCGTCGTGAAGATGAAACGTCCCGATGTTGCGATTTCTCTCCATCAGAAGATGGAATTGCGCCGGATTCCATTTGATATATACAGCTTTTCTACTCTGATGAAATGTTATTGCAGCTGTCATAAGTTGTCATTTGCTTTGTCTACGTTTGGAAAGATCACTAAACTTGGTTTCCATCCCAATGTTGTTACGTTTACCACGCTGCTCCACGGGTTATGTCTCCAAGATAGGCTCTCTGAAGCCTTGGCTTTATTTGATCATATGGTTGTAAATGGAATGTGTAAGATTGGTGACACTGAATCTGCCTTGAATCTGCTTAGGAAGATGGAGCAAACCCACATCAAACCCGGTGTTGTAATTTACACTGCCATCATTGATCGCCTTTGCAAAGACGGACATCATAGCCATGCTCAAAAACTTTTCACTGAAATGCATGAGAAAGGAATTTTTCCAGATGTTTATACCTACAGCTGTATGATCGACGGGTTTTGTAGCTTTGGTAGATGGGGTGATGCTGAAAAATTGTTGCGTGATATGATTGAAAGGCAAATCAATCCTCAACTTGTAACTTTCAATGCATTGATCAATGCATCTGTCAAAGAAGGGAAGTTCACTGAGGCTGAAGAGTTATATGAGGAGATGCTCCGTAGGGATATAATTCCTGATACGGTCACCTATAGTTCAATCATCGATGGGCTTTGCAAGCGTAACCGTCTAGATGATGCCAAGCGCATGTTTGATTTGATGGCAACCAAGGGCTGCTCTCCAAACGTAGTCACTTATACTACCCTTATTAATGGCTATTGTAAGGCTAAAAGGGTTGACGATGGAGTGGAGATTTTCTACTTGATGCATCAAAGAGGAATAGTTGCTAATACAGTTACTTATAATAGTTTAATTCATGGGTTTTGTCAAATGGGTGATCTTAGTGGTGCCCTAAACATTTTCGAGGAAATGATTTCTAATGGTGTGGCTCCTAATGACATCACTTTCCGTGGTATGCTGGTCGGCTTATGTAGCAAGGAGGAACAACGAAAGGCAGTGGCAATGTTGGTGGATCTGCAGCACGGTGTG GATCATCAGTTGAAGGATGAATGA
- the LOC104703954 gene encoding C2 domain-containing protein At1g63220, producing MPHGTLEVVLVSAKGLEDADFLNNMDPYVQLTCRTQDQKSSVATGMGTAPEWNETFIFTVSEGTTELKAKIFDKDVGTEDDAVGEATIPLEPVFLEGEIPPTAYNVVKDEEFKGEIWVALSFKPSENRSRGIEEESYGGWKNSEASY from the exons atgcctcATGGAACTCTTGAAGTCGTTCTTGTCAGCGCCAAAGGTCTCGAGGACGCTGATTTTTTGA ATAACATGGATCCTTATGTGCAACTCACTTGTCGGACTCAAGATCAGAAGAGCAGTGTTGCAACAG GAATGGGGACAGCTCCAGAATGGAATGAGACATTTATCTTCACTGTCTCTGAAGGAACAACAGAGTTAAAAGCGAAAATCTTTGACAAAGATGTCGGCACAGAGGATGATGCGGTTGGTGAAGCAAC TATCCCACTGGAGCCAGTATTCTTGGAAGGAGAGATCCCACCAACTGCATACAATGTGGTGAAAGATGAAGAGTTCAAAGGCGAGATTTGGGTCGCTCTCTCCTTCAAGCCCTCG GAAAACCGAAGCAGGGGTATTGAAGAGGAGTCCTATGGAGGTTGGAAAAACTCTGAAGCATCATactaa
- the LOC104703950 gene encoding probable DEAD-box ATP-dependent RNA helicase 48 isoform X2, producing the protein MYSLILRERSGSLTGSLWNRIVTRNMGGGPRTFPGGLNKWQWKRMHEKKAREKENKLLDQEKQLYESRIRTEIRAKMWGNQDSGEKTAKPKQSHGPMSPKEHIKTLADRFMKAGAEDLWNEDDGPVKKSEEEEGLSRLSRRDNGGTGSNSIDSNFNSPIDVRKFVSMGSSSSSSSSRRGFSSMSRGRFKRNESSCDEGDDFDPKKLDTLSPFSPKFAGTKEKVKSSRSVEGVIRNKGLFGRRKFRKNDSSTEEDSDEEGEEGKMIGWMDLRKTGSSASLGNHDIKLTKRVNRNVTDEELYPPLDINTVREDLSKRRSVDNVMEENQEPHDSIYSGKRFDESSISPLTLKALSASGIVNMTRVQYATLSECLDGKDALVKAKTGTGKSMAFLLPAIETVLKAMNNGKSVHKVPPIFALILCPTRELASQIAAEGKALLKYHEGIGVQTLTGGTRFKLDQQRLESEPCQILIATPGRLLDHIENKSGLTSRLMALKLFIVDEADLLLDLGFRRDVEKIIDCLPRQRQSLLFSATIPKEVRRVSQLVLKRDHSYIDTIGLGCVETHDKVKQSVIVASHESHFHLVPHLLKEHISKTSDYKIIVFCSTGMVTSLMYTLLREMKLNVREIHARKAQLHRTRVSDEFKESNRLILVTSDVSARGMNYPDVTLVIQVGIPSDREQYIHRLGRTGREGKGGEGLLLIAPWERYFLDELKDLPLEPIPVPDLDSRVKLQVDQSMAKIDTSIKEAAYHAWLGYYNSVRETGRDKTTLAELANRFCHSIGLEKPPALFRRTAVKMGLKGITGIPIRK; encoded by the exons ATGTATTCGTTAATTCTCCGGGAACGATCTGGATCCTTGACAGGTTCCTTATGGAACCGAATCGTCACCCGAAACATGGGTGGTGGTCCGAGAACCTTCCCTGGAGGACTCAACAAGTGGCAATGGAAACGAATGCACGAGAAGAAAgctagagagaaagagaacaagctCTTGGATCAAGAGAAGCAGCTTTACGAATCTCGGATTCGGACCGAGATCCGAGCTAAAATGTGGGGAAATCAAGATTCCGGCGAGAAAACGGCGAAACCGAAGCAGAGTCACGGACCGATGAGTCCGAAAGAGCATATCAAAACCTTGGCTGATCGGTTTATGAAAGCTGGAGCAGAGGATTTGTGGAATGAAGATGACGGGCCGGTTAAgaaatcggaagaagaagaagggttgtCGAGATTGTCTCGTAGGGATAATGGAGGAACAGGTTCGAATTCGATTGATTCTAATTTTAATTCGCCAATTGATGTGAGGAAGTTTGTTTCAAtgggtagtagtagtagtagtagtagtagtaggagAGGCTTTTCGAGTATGAGTAGAGGTAGGTTTAAGAGAAATGAGAGTTCTTGTGATGAAGGAGATGACTTTGATCCTAAAAAGTTAGATACTTTGAGTCCTTTTTCACCTAAGTTTGCGGGTACGAAGGAGAAAGTGAAGAGCTCGAGGAGTGTTGAAGGAGTTATAAGGAACAAAGGTTTGTTTGGTCGGAGGAAGTTTAGGAAGAATGATAGTTCAACTGAAGAGGATTCtgatgaagaaggtgaagaaggaaaGATGATAGGTTGGATGGATTTGAGAAAGACAGGAAGCAGTGCGTCGTTAGGTAACCACGATATCAAACTGACGAAAAGAGTGAATCGTAATGTCACGGATGAAGAGCTGTATCCTCCTTTAGATATTAATACAGTTAGAGAAGATCTCAGTAAAAGAAGATCTGTGGATAATGTAATGGAGGAGAACCAAGAGCCTCATGACTCTATTTACAGTGGGAAaag ATTTGATGAGTCGAGTATATCTCCTTTGACTTTAAAGGCGCTTTCTGCGTCTGGCATTGTTAATATGACTAGAGTTCAATATGCCACTCTCTCTGAGTGCCTCGATG GTAAAGATGCGTTAGTCAAAGCCAAAACCGGGACGGGAAAAAGCATGGcctttttg CTTCCTGCAATTGAAACAGTTCTGAAAGCGATGAACAACGGTAAAAGTGTTCACAAAGTTCCTCCGATATTTGCTCTTATCCTATGTCCCACAAGAGAACTTGCGAGTCAGATTGCTGCAGAGGGCAAGGCTCTGCTCAAATACCACGAAGGTATCGGTGTTCAGACTCTAACTGGAGGTACCCGCTTCAAACTTGATCAGCAACGACTAGAATCCGAGCCTTGCCAG ATACTAATTGCAACTCCGGGAAGACTCTTGGATCATATAGAGAATAAGTCTGGGTTAACATCACGTTTGATGGCGCTTAAATTGTTTATAGTTGACGAGGCTGATCTTTTGCTAGACCTAGGATTCAGGAGAGATGTCGAAAAAATTATAGATTGTTTGCCTCGTCAAAGacaatctcttctcttttctgcaACCATCCCAAAAGAG GTCCGTCGAGTCTCGCAGCTTGTTTTGAAAAGGGATCACTCTTATATAGACACAATCGGTCTTGGTTGTGTAGAAACTCATGATAAG GTGAAGCAATCTGTTATTGTTGCTTCACACGAATCTCATTTCCACTTAGTACCTCATCTACTAAAAGAACACATCAGCAAAACGTCTGATTACAAG ATAATAGTCTTCTGCTCAACTGGTATGGTAACGTCACTGATGTATACTCTGCTCCGAGAAATGAAATTGAACGTTAGGGAGATTCATGCTAGAAAAGCTCAGCTCCATAGAACACGTGTATCAGACGAGTTTAAGGAATCGAATAGACTGATTCTTGTCACATCTGATGTATCTGCTCGTGGCATGAACTATCCTGATGTTACTTTGGTTATACAG GTCGGTATACCAAGTGATAGAGAACAGTATATACATCGGCTTGGTAGAACCGGAAGAGAAGGCAAAGGAGGCGAAGGTTTGCTGTTGATTGCGCCATGGGAGAGATATTTTCTTGATGAGCTTAAAGATTTGCCTCTTGAACCGATTCCAGTTCCGGATCTTGATTCAAGAGTTAAACTTCAG GTTGATCAGTCAATGGCTAAGATTGATACAAGTATTAAAGAAGCAGCGTACCATGCTTGGCTCGGTTACTACAACTCGGTTCGAGAAACTGGTAGGGACAAAACCACGCTGGCCGAGTTAGCTAACCGGTTTTGCCATTCTATCGGTTTAGAGAAACCTCCGGCTTTGTTTCGAAGAACCGCGGTTAAGATGGGCCTCAAAGGTATTACTGGTATACCAATCCGAAAATAA